A region of the Sinorhizobium arboris LMG 14919 genome:
CTCCGCCCAGAACTATGTGACACTCGGGCGTCTTACCTGCGGCTCGGAAGGCGGCACCGGGCTCATCATCACCTCGACCAAGAACCTGATGTGCACCTTCACTCCGGCGGATGGCTCCCCTGGAGGGGTCTATGCGGGCAAGATCACCAAGATCGGCCTGGATATCGGCTCCACCGGCAAGACCGTTATGATCTGGGACGTTCTGGCGAAAACCGGCACTCCGCTGAACGAATATGCCCTGGCTGGCGAGTATGTGGGTGTCGGCGCCGATGCGAGCTTTGCCGTCGGAGGCGGAGCGAAGGTTATTGCCGGCGGCACGAACAAGGCCTTCATGCTGCAGCCGGTCAATGTCCAGGTGCAAGAGGGCCTGAATGTTGCCCTCGGCGTGGATCATCTGGTCCTCGCTCCGGCCGGCTGATCGGGCAGGGCGTCGAACAGCGGGGCGCCATGCCGGGAGCCCGCCGTGCCTCATCTTCTCCCCGTCCGCGGTGCATTGCGCCAGCCGGCGTCCGCGCACCTTGCGCGCCGGCGCAAGGCGCGGCACTGTGATGGCGATGATCGTTGCCGGGCCCGGTAACGCCGGCGCGACGGGATGTAGCATGAAGGAACGGCTGATCCGCGACATCGTCTTGTGGATGTCGGAAGAGGGAATTCGGGGCCTGAAGGAACAGGACCTGCTCGCGGGCTTCTGTAAACGCTGCCACGCCGCCGGCCTTCCCATCGATCGCGCGCTCGGCATCATCGACACGCTGCACCCGGAGTTCGAAGGCCGGGCCTTCCAGTGGAACAGCGAAAGCGACGGCGTTCCGGAAGTCGTACACTACGGTTCGACAAGCGGCGGCGAAGCGCAGGCCAACTGGCAGCGCTCCGTCTTCTTCCACATGCTCAGCGGCAATGAAACCGAGCGCCGCACCCGCCTCGCTGAGGAGCAGCATGTCCCATTCACCATTCTCGACACACTCAAAGAGGAGGGACACACCGACTGCGTCAGCATGATTCATCATTTCACCGACCGCGGCCGCATAGGGCAGATGGACTGCCTATACTCCTATTGGACCACGAAAAAGCAAACCGGCTTTCGTGAGGAGGATCTCGCAGCGCTGAGGACGCTGCTGCCCACCCTCGCGCTCGCGTTGAAGACTGCCTCGTGCATGCGCATCATCGGCACGCTTGCGGATGTCTATCTCGGCCGGGACGCCGGCCGCCGCGTCGTCGAGGGCAGCATCGAAAGGGGCTCGGCCGAGCGCATCGAGGCAGTCATGTGGTTCTCCGATCTGCGCAACTACACGCGCATAGCCGACAGCATCTCGCCGGAGGATGTCATCCCCTTTCTCAACGATTATTCCGGCATGGCGATCACCGCCGTCCACGACCACGGCGGCAGCGTCTTGAAGCTCATCGGCGACGGAGTGCTAGCCATCTTCAACGGCCGCAGGCCGGCTGAGGCCTGCAGTGCAGCCATCGCAGCGGAGCGTCAACTGCGGGTCATGCTTTCGGAGCTGAACGCACGGCGGCTCGATGAGGGCAAGCCGACCACCGATGTCTATCTGGGCTTGCACATCGGCGAGGTCTTCTATGGCAATATCGGCAGTCAGAATCGTCTGGATTTCACGGTCGTCGGGCCGGCGGTCAACGAGGTGAGCCGTATATCCGCCATGTGTCGCTCGGTCGAGCGTCACGTGATCATGTCCTCCGAATTCATCGCCGCCTGCCCGGTCGAACACCGCGCCAATGCGGTTTCGCTCGGCCGGTTTGCGCTGCGCGGCATTGCCAGGGCCAAGGAACTCTTCACCTGGGATCCGGAGATCGCGGCCGGTTGAACGGAACCGGCAAGCAACGAATAGCGCTCCGGCATGCTCCTCCCCAACCTCCTCCCACAGGAGGGGCTTCGGCGTTCCCGGTGCGTCCCAGGCCATATCGAAATCTTGAGCCTGCGGCGGCAACAAAGAGTCGGTGAGGATGCGGTGGGTTAAGCGCCTCCCACCCGTGGGGAGGGGCCGGGAAGGGGCGATTCACCTGCGCGGTGCAGCGAACCGCCCCGAAGCGATCTTCCCCTCAGTGATTGATTGCCTTGACGATCTCTTCCGTCACCTTCTTGGCGTCGCCGAGCAGCATCATCGTGCCGTCCTTGTAGAACAGCGTGTTGTCGATGCCGGCATAGCCGGAGCCGAGAGAGCGTTTGACGAAGAGGCATGTCTTGGCCTTGTCGACGTCGAGGATCGGCATGCCGTAGATCGGCGAGGACTTGTCGTCCCGCGCCGCGGGGTTGGTGACGTCGTTGGCGCCGATGACATAGGCGACATCGGCTTGCGCGAATTCCGAATTGATGTCCTCCAGCTCGAACACCTCGTCGTAGGGAACGTTCGCCTCGGCGAGCAAGACGTTCATATGCCCCGGCATGCGGCCGGCGACCGGATGGATCGCGTATTTGACCTCGACGCCGTTCTCCTTGAGCTTGTCGGCAAGCTCCCGGAGCGCGTGCTGTGCCTGGGCGACCGCCATGCCGTAGCCCGGCACGATGATCACCTTCGACGCGTTCTGCATCAGGAAGGCGGCGTCATCGGCCGAACCCTGTTTCACCGTCCTCTGCACGCCGTCGTCGCCGCCTGCCGCGACCGCCTCGCCGCCGAAGCCACCGAGGATCACCGAAATGAACGACCGGTTCATGCCCTTGCACATGATGTAGGAGAGGATCGCACCCGACGAGCCGACGAGCGCCCCGGTGATGATGAGCGCCAGGTTCCCGAGCGTGAAACCGATGCCGGCCGCAGCCCAGCCGGAATAGGAATTCAGCATCGACACGACGACCGGCATGTCCGCGCCGCCGATCGGAACGATGATCAGCACGCCGAGCGCCAGCGACAGCGCGACGATCATCCAGAAGTCGAAGTGGCTTTCGCTGAGCGCCAGACCGATGATGAAGAAGACGACGAGTGCGGCAAGCGCGAGGTTGATCGCGTGGCGGTAGGGCAAAAGGATCGGCTTGCCCGACATGCGGCCGTCGAGCTTCAGGAAGGCGATGATCGAGCCCGTGAACGTGATGGCGCCGATCGCCACGCCGAGCGCCATTTCGACCAGCGCCTGCGCGTGGATCGAACCGACCTCGCCGATGCCGAAAGAGGATGGCGCGTAGAGTGCGGCGGCGGCCACCAGAACGGCGGCGAGACCGACGAGCGAGTGGAAGCCGGCAACCAGCTGCGGCATCGCCGTCATCGGGATGCGTTTTGCGATATAGGCGCCGCCGCCGCCCCCCACGGCCAGACCGGCGACGATCAGGAGAAAGCCGCCGATCGACGGCTGTGCGAGGAACAGCGTCGTGACGATCGCGATGCCCATGCCGATCATGCCGTAGGTATTGCCCTTGCGGCTGGTGGTCGGATGCGACAGGCCCCGCAGCGCCATGATGAAGAGCACGCCCGAGACGAGATAGAGGAAGGCAGCGAAATTAGCGTTCATCGGCCCGCCTCACTTTTCTTTTTTCTTGTACATGGCAAGCATGCGCTGGGTGACGAGGAAGCCGCCGAAAATATTCACCGAGGCAAGCACCAGCGCGACGAAGCCGAAGCCGGCAGCAAGCCCCGAGGCGGAAATCCCGACCGCGAGCAGGGCGCCGACGACGATCACCGACGAAATCGCGTTGGTCACCGCCATCAACGGTGTGTGCAGCGCCGGCGTCACCGACCAGACGACGTAGTAGCCGACGAAGATCGCCAGCACGAAGATCGCGAGGCGAAAGACGAAGGGATCGATCGCGCCGCCGGTCGCGCCATGCGCCACCGCTCCGGCCGCATCGGGCACATATTCGGCGGCGGTCTTCACCGCCTCGACCGCCCGCTCCAGATCGGTCAGTGCCTTGTCCAGAAGTTCGTTCGCCATCTTACTTCTCCCCCTTCATGGAACCGCCGAAGGCCGGATGCACGACCGCCCCGCCATGGGTCAGTGCCGTGGCCTTGACGAGCTCGTCCTCCATGTTCAACGCCAGTGCCTTCGTCTCCTTCGAAACCATCGTCTCCAGGAAAGTGACGAGGTTCTTGGCGTAGAGCAGCGAGGCCGAAGCGGCGATGCGGCCCGGCACGTTCAGGTGGCCGACGATCCTGATTCCCCCGGCCTCCGTCACCTTGCCGGCTTCCGCCCCCTCGACATTGCCGCCGCGCTCGACTGCGAGATCGACGACCACCGATCCGGGCTTCATCGAATCAAGCATTTCGCGGGTCACGAGCCGCGGTGCCGGGCGGCCGGGGATCAGCGCCGTCGTGATGACGATGTCCTGCTTGGCGATGTGCTCGGCGACGAGCGCCGCCTGCTTCGCCTGATATTCCCGCGACATTTCCTTGGCATAGCCGCCGGCGGTCTCGGCCGCCTTGAACTCCTCGTCCTCGACGGCGATGAACTTGGCGCCGAGAGAGGCGACCTGCTCCTTGGCGGCAGGCCGCACGTCCGTCGCCGAGACGACGGCGCCCAGGCGACGGGCGGTGGCGATCGCCTGCAGGCCGGCGACGCCGGCGCCCATGACGAACACCTTGGCCGCCGGCACGGTGCCGGCCGCCGTCATCATCATCGGCAGCGCCCGGTCATATTCGTAGGCCGCATCGACCACCGCCTGATAGCCGGCGAGGTTTGCCTGGCTGGAAAGCACGTCCATGGATTGGGCGCGGGTGATGCGCGGCATCAGCTCCATGGCGAAGGATGTGAGGCCCGCGGCAGCCATGGCTGATATCGCTTCCTCGTTGCCATAGGGGTCCATGATGGCGATGACGACAGCGCCCGACCGATAGCCGGAAATCTCTTGCGCGCTCGGCCGACGGACCTTGAGGATCACGTCGGCGGTTTTCGCGTCCGCCGCCGTGCCGATCCGCGCACCGGCCTTCTCGTATTCCTGATCGGGCATGCGCGAACTGAGGCCCGCACCCGCTTCGACAACCACGTCGAAGCCAAGCGACTTCAGCTTTTTCACGCTCTCGACCGAACCCGCAACGCGTCCCTCGTTCGGATCCGACTCCTTGGCGATAAAGACGATCTCGCTCACAAATCCCCCCTCCCCGGCCCGCCCCGGCCGGGCCGGGTTGCGGGCGTTGTCCTCCGGGCGACGGGCCTTGCACGCCGCCCCTCAACTCGCATGGCCCCGAATCGAGCCGATCTCGGGAGAGAACCATGCGGCACTTCAATGCGCTATAGCGACCTTAGTGCACCTTACGGCACGGCGTCGCAGCGACAGAAACCCCTCCTTCGGGGGCGGATTCCTCCGCCGCCGAGACAGCACTCCCACGTGGTGCGGGAAAAGTTCGACCGCCCCGCAACGGACATGGGGAGCCTCATCCCCATCTTCGTCGGGTCGTATCAGTGGCGCCGGTCAGCGAAGAAAGAAGTAACCGGCAACATTAAGAAGGATGAAGAGCACGAGCGAGCTGAAGAAGCCCATCGTCGTGAAGAATGCAGCAGCCATCGCAATCAGCAGCGCGACGCAAAACAGGGTGCCGTATTTGGTGGCGTTGATGAAAAGATTGTATGTCTTCTCATGCTCGGAATAGTCCATCGGAGCGCCCGTCTCGACCGGTCCCGAATGATGCTCTGCCATCGTCCAATTCTCCAAATTCTGCGGCACCGCCGATGGCGGCCCAGCCTTATCCACCCATGACCGCCTGCCCGCGAGGCGCAACCGGTTCCATTAGCTCCGCATACACAATGCGCCGGCCGTTCGCAACGAAAACCCGCCCCGCACAGCTGCGGCATAATCGAAAGTGCGAACGCATCGCGGGGGCGGCAGCCCACCGCCAGGCGTCATGCAATCCACTTACCCGAGGCTTCCACGGCGCGTCCCGGCACGCCACGCATGCAGAGGGCTGCCACGGCAGAGGCGGGCATAGGGCCCGCGAAAACGAAACCCTGAATCAGATCGGCGCAATTGTGCGCGTTTATGAGCTGTAGCTGTTCGGCCGTCTCGACCCCCTCGACGACGGCCTTGAGCTCGAGGGCGCGGGCGAGGTTGACCGTGCCGAGAAGCAGTTTGAAACGCCTCGAATCCTCGTGAATGCCGCGCACGAAGGACCGGTCCATCTTTATGACGCTGACCGGAAGCGCATCGAGGTAGCTGAGGCTCGAATAACCCGTCCCGAAGTCGTCTATCGCGATGGTCATGCCGCGCCCGCGCAGCTCGCGAAGGACGGTCTGGACCTTCACGGGTTCGTCCATCAGGCAGCTCTCGGTCACTTCAAGATGCAAGCGGGCCGGATCGAGGCCGCTCTCCGCCAGGGCCTCGGCCACGATCGCGACAATCTCCTCGCCGTGAAGGTCGAGAACGGAGAGATTGACCGAAACCGCCACCTCGGCCGGCCAGCCAAGGCAATCGCGGCAGGCCTGTCGGACAACGAAACGCGTGATGTCCGTGACGAGCCCCATCTCTTCGGCAAGCTGGATGAAAACATCGGGCGGCACGGGCCCGCGCTCTGGATGGGTCCAGCGCGCCAGCGCTTCGCAGCTCTCGACGCGCGATCCGTCCGGTGTGAACATCGGCTGATAGGCAAGGTCGAGGTCGCCTGCGCCGATCGCCTCGCGCAGATCGTTCTTGAGCTTCTGGCGGTCGAGATAGCGTGCTTCCATCTCCTCCTCGAAGGCGGTACAGCCGCCGTTGTTTCGGGCCTTCGCCTCCGATAGCGCCAGATCGGCCTTGATCTGCAGTTCCTCGAACCGGAATTCGCTTTTCCTTACGATGACGAAGCCGGCATTCATCGCCATGTTGAAGGTGAAGCCCTCTGCCATGTAGGTGCCGCGCAGCTTCGCATGGACCGCGCGCATCCTCTCCTCCAGATCGGAGTGCCCCGTCCTGTTGTGGAAGAACACGACGAACTCGTCGCCCATCATCCGGGCGGCGATCGCTTCGCTGCCCGCGAGGCCCTTCAGGCGATCCGCAATGGCCTGAAGAAGCTTGTCGCCTACCACGTGGCCCTTCGTGTCGTTCACGTGCTTGAATTCGGCGACGTCCACGAGCAGCAGGCCGATATCGCGGTCATGTCCGGTGCCGGCCGCAACGGCATTGTGGGTGAGTTCGACGAAATAGTCGCGGCTCGGCAGTCCGGTAAGCGTGTCGAAGCGCACCATCTGCAATATCTGCTTCTCTGCCTGAACACGCGCCGTCACGTCTTCGAAGATCAGGACGATCTCGCCGTTCTCGCGGCGGTTCGCCGAGAATTCAAGAAGAAGATCTTCGGATACGGTGATGAGCGCGCGCGAACGCTTTCCCTCGATCAGGAGATCGAGCTGGCGCGCGATCTTGTCGCTCTTTTCCTGGTCGAGTGCCATGGCATCGGTCCCGCGCTCGAGGACGTCACCGAGCAGCCAACCTTTGAGTTGCGCCCTGTCGCCAAGGTGCAGAAGCTCACAGGCGCGCTCGTTCGCCACGACGATGCGATGCCGGCCGTCCAGCATGAAAAGGCCGTGGGTCATGTTGTTGAGCGCGGCGTCGAACTGCCCCGCGATTGTCTTCGTTTCCAGTGCCGCAAGCACGTTCTCGTCCCGCGCCGCGAGGATCTTTGCAAAAAGATAGCCGCGCACATTGTTCGCCATCATCCAAGTCGTCAGGATGAACGGCACGATCAGAACTGCGAGGACAGCCATGAAGGGATCGCCCAGGGACAAGGCGCCGATCATGATCGGCAGGCAGGCGGACGACGACAAGAACAGCACAGCCCGCTCGGAACCGTAGTTACGGCCCACCAGTGAAATCATCGACGCAAGCGTCACCGAAACGCATGCAACCTGAGAGAACACGTCCCGGGTGACCGCTATTGCATATCCGCAGGCGATGCCGCAGGTAAGCGTTACAGCGACGCCGCCGACGATGTAGCGGTTCTCCCACTTTCTGATGGCGGCAGAGTCCGCGCCGGAGAGATCCAGCTGGTCGAAGCGCATCATGTCGAGATTGCGCACGATCCACAGGAACACGATCGCGACGGTGCAGCCGAGATAGAGCGTGTCGGAGGTCTTCAGAAAGATAAGCAGGAAAGTCACGACATGCGAGAGCATGCCGATCACCAGCGTCCCTCGGTTCTGGTAGAGCGAGCTTACGAACGACAGATAGATATCTGCCGGAAGAGCGCCCCGTTCATTGCGGGTCATGAACTTAAGCTCCGGTTTGCCGGATTGTTATGGTCGAGGGCTTAACGAAAGATTTCCCCCGGCATTCTCGAGCAGCAACCAACGGCTCGGCACATTGAAACGAGAGGCTGTATATGCAGAAATTCAACCCCGATACGCAAAAATAGAACCAATATTGTGATCTGCGCGAGCAAGCAGCCGCAAGCCTTCTTGCCGAGACCTTGAAAGCAACGGGTAATTCCCGGAGGCGGTTACCCTATCTTCAAGAATTCCCCTGAATTCCTGCCCTCCGCAAGTCCCTCCGCGGAAATCAGGGAGTAACGCGCTTCTCCCCCAGTTGACTTTCTGAAGCTTCTGGCGGCAAGGCTTTTGCGGATAATAACCGGAGTCTGACGATGTCGAAACCTGTCGTTGCCATCCCATGCGATTTCCGCGAATTCGACGGCAATGTCTGGCATGTTGCTGCCCACCAATACGTCCGTGCGGCCGTCGAGGGCGCCGGGCTTATGGTGTTTCTCGTTCCCGCTCTGGAGTCCGGCAACGAGGTCGATGAGATCCTCGACCGCGTCGACGGGGTGCTCGCCAGCGGCGCGCGCTCCAACGTCCACCCGTCGCTCTATGGCCGCGAGGCGACCGAAGCGGACGGACCTTTCGACCCCGGCCGCGATGCGACCAGCCTGCCGCTGATCCGCCGCGCACTCGACCGCGGCGTGCCCCTGTTTGCAATCTGCCGTGGCATACAGGAACTCAATGTCGCGCTTGGCGGCACGCTCGCAACGGAGATCCAGGAGCAGCCCGGCGTCTGGGATCATCGCAAGCCGGAGGTTCCTGATCTCGATGTCGCCTACGGCATTCGCCAGGACGTGGTCGTGAAGGAAGGAAGCTGTCTCGCCCCGGTTCTCGGCACGGGCCGGATAAGGGTCAATTCGCTGCACCGACAGGCGATCGCTGCCGCCGCCCCGCGCCTTGCCGTCGAAGCCGTGGCCGACGACGGGACCATCGAAGCGGTCTCGGTCATCGGCGCCAGGGCCTTCGCCGTCGGCGTGCAGTGGCATCCCGAATACTGGGTCCGGACCGACGCTCCGTCGGCCGCCCTCTTCAAGGCCTTCGGCGATGCCGCGCGGGCCTATCGTGAGAGCAAGGCCGGCTAGAGCGGGATGAGGAGAAGCGTGCGGGTTTTCCGCACGCGTCTCCGCGCCTCAACTCGTTAGAAGTCTTCGTCAAAATCGATTTGCGTCGGCGCGCCGGAACGGCGTCTCGATGACCGGTGTCAAAGCCTCGCCGGTCGAGAACCATGCCTTCAGATTATCGACGACGAGATCGGCCATGGCGTTGCGGGTGACGACCGAGGCCGACGCCACATGCGGCAGCAGCGAGACGTTGGGAAACGAAAGCAGCGCTTCCGGAACGGTGGGCTCCTTCTCGAAAAC
Encoded here:
- a CDS encoding gamma-glutamyl-gamma-aminobutyrate hydrolase family protein, whose protein sequence is MSKPVVAIPCDFREFDGNVWHVAAHQYVRAAVEGAGLMVFLVPALESGNEVDEILDRVDGVLASGARSNVHPSLYGREATEADGPFDPGRDATSLPLIRRALDRGVPLFAICRGIQELNVALGGTLATEIQEQPGVWDHRKPEVPDLDVAYGIRQDVVVKEGSCLAPVLGTGRIRVNSLHRQAIAAAAPRLAVEAVADDGTIEAVSVIGARAFAVGVQWHPEYWVRTDAPSAALFKAFGDAARAYRESKAG
- a CDS encoding aa3-type cytochrome c oxidase subunit IV, whose translation is MAEHHSGPVETGAPMDYSEHEKTYNLFINATKYGTLFCVALLIAMAAAFFTTMGFFSSLVLFILLNVAGYFFLR
- a CDS encoding NAD(P) transhydrogenase subunit alpha, with the protein product MANELLDKALTDLERAVEAVKTAAEYVPDAAGAVAHGATGGAIDPFVFRLAIFVLAIFVGYYVVWSVTPALHTPLMAVTNAISSVIVVGALLAVGISASGLAAGFGFVALVLASVNIFGGFLVTQRMLAMYKKKEK
- a CDS encoding Re/Si-specific NAD(P)(+) transhydrogenase subunit alpha gives rise to the protein MSEIVFIAKESDPNEGRVAGSVESVKKLKSLGFDVVVEAGAGLSSRMPDQEYEKAGARIGTAADAKTADVILKVRRPSAQEISGYRSGAVVIAIMDPYGNEEAISAMAAAGLTSFAMELMPRITRAQSMDVLSSQANLAGYQAVVDAAYEYDRALPMMMTAAGTVPAAKVFVMGAGVAGLQAIATARRLGAVVSATDVRPAAKEQVASLGAKFIAVEDEEFKAAETAGGYAKEMSREYQAKQAALVAEHIAKQDIVITTALIPGRPAPRLVTREMLDSMKPGSVVVDLAVERGGNVEGAEAGKVTEAGGIRIVGHLNVPGRIAASASLLYAKNLVTFLETMVSKETKALALNMEDELVKATALTHGGAVVHPAFGGSMKGEK
- a CDS encoding NAD(P)(+) transhydrogenase (Re/Si-specific) subunit beta, with the protein product MNANFAAFLYLVSGVLFIMALRGLSHPTTSRKGNTYGMIGMGIAIVTTLFLAQPSIGGFLLIVAGLAVGGGGGAYIAKRIPMTAMPQLVAGFHSLVGLAAVLVAAAALYAPSSFGIGEVGSIHAQALVEMALGVAIGAITFTGSIIAFLKLDGRMSGKPILLPYRHAINLALAALVVFFIIGLALSESHFDFWMIVALSLALGVLIIVPIGGADMPVVVSMLNSYSGWAAAGIGFTLGNLALIITGALVGSSGAILSYIMCKGMNRSFISVILGGFGGEAVAAGGDDGVQRTVKQGSADDAAFLMQNASKVIIVPGYGMAVAQAQHALRELADKLKENGVEVKYAIHPVAGRMPGHMNVLLAEANVPYDEVFELEDINSEFAQADVAYVIGANDVTNPAARDDKSSPIYGMPILDVDKAKTCLFVKRSLGSGYAGIDNTLFYKDGTMMLLGDAKKVTEEIVKAINH
- a CDS encoding adenylate/guanylate cyclase domain-containing protein gives rise to the protein MAMIVAGPGNAGATGCSMKERLIRDIVLWMSEEGIRGLKEQDLLAGFCKRCHAAGLPIDRALGIIDTLHPEFEGRAFQWNSESDGVPEVVHYGSTSGGEAQANWQRSVFFHMLSGNETERRTRLAEEQHVPFTILDTLKEEGHTDCVSMIHHFTDRGRIGQMDCLYSYWTTKKQTGFREEDLAALRTLLPTLALALKTASCMRIIGTLADVYLGRDAGRRVVEGSIERGSAERIEAVMWFSDLRNYTRIADSISPEDVIPFLNDYSGMAITAVHDHGGSVLKLIGDGVLAIFNGRRPAEACSAAIAAERQLRVMLSELNARRLDEGKPTTDVYLGLHIGEVFYGNIGSQNRLDFTVVGPAVNEVSRISAMCRSVERHVIMSSEFIAACPVEHRANAVSLGRFALRGIARAKELFTWDPEIAAG
- a CDS encoding DUF992 domain-containing protein translates to MIRQTFIAAIAFAALSGAASAQNYVTLGRLTCGSEGGTGLIITSTKNLMCTFTPADGSPGGVYAGKITKIGLDIGSTGKTVMIWDVLAKTGTPLNEYALAGEYVGVGADASFAVGGGAKVIAGGTNKAFMLQPVNVQVQEGLNVALGVDHLVLAPAG
- a CDS encoding putative bifunctional diguanylate cyclase/phosphodiesterase, translated to MTRNERGALPADIYLSFVSSLYQNRGTLVIGMLSHVVTFLLIFLKTSDTLYLGCTVAIVFLWIVRNLDMMRFDQLDLSGADSAAIRKWENRYIVGGVAVTLTCGIACGYAIAVTRDVFSQVACVSVTLASMISLVGRNYGSERAVLFLSSSACLPIMIGALSLGDPFMAVLAVLIVPFILTTWMMANNVRGYLFAKILAARDENVLAALETKTIAGQFDAALNNMTHGLFMLDGRHRIVVANERACELLHLGDRAQLKGWLLGDVLERGTDAMALDQEKSDKIARQLDLLIEGKRSRALITVSEDLLLEFSANRRENGEIVLIFEDVTARVQAEKQILQMVRFDTLTGLPSRDYFVELTHNAVAAGTGHDRDIGLLLVDVAEFKHVNDTKGHVVGDKLLQAIADRLKGLAGSEAIAARMMGDEFVVFFHNRTGHSDLEERMRAVHAKLRGTYMAEGFTFNMAMNAGFVIVRKSEFRFEELQIKADLALSEAKARNNGGCTAFEEEMEARYLDRQKLKNDLREAIGAGDLDLAYQPMFTPDGSRVESCEALARWTHPERGPVPPDVFIQLAEEMGLVTDITRFVVRQACRDCLGWPAEVAVSVNLSVLDLHGEEIVAIVAEALAESGLDPARLHLEVTESCLMDEPVKVQTVLRELRGRGMTIAIDDFGTGYSSLSYLDALPVSVIKMDRSFVRGIHEDSRRFKLLLGTVNLARALELKAVVEGVETAEQLQLINAHNCADLIQGFVFAGPMPASAVAALCMRGVPGRAVEASGKWIA